Proteins from a genomic interval of Peromyscus leucopus breed LL Stock chromosome 12, UCI_PerLeu_2.1, whole genome shotgun sequence:
- the Mcm4 gene encoding DNA replication licensing factor MCM4 produces the protein MSSPASTPSRRSSRRGRATPTQTPVRSEESRSSPNRRRRGEDSSTGELPPMPTSPGADLQSPAAQNTMFSSPPQMHSSAIPLDFDVSSPLTYGTPSSRVEGTPRSGVRGTPVRQRPDLGSARKGLQVDLQSDGTAAEDIVASEQSLGQKLVIWGTDVNVAACKENFQRFLQCFTDPLAKEEENVGIDITQPLYMQRLGEINITGEPFLNVNCEHIKSFGKNLYRQLISYPQEVIPTFDMAVNEIFFERYPDSILEHQIQVRPFNALKTKSMRNLNPEDIDQLITISGMVIRTSQLIPEMQEAFFQCQVCAYTTRVEMDRGRIAEPCTCAHCHTTHSMALIHNRSLFSDKQMIKLQESPEDMPAGQTPHTVVLFAHNDLVDKVQPGDRVNVTGIYRAVPIRVNPRVSNVKSVYKTHIDVIHYRKTDAKRLHGLDEEAEQKLFSEKRVKLLKELSRKPDIYERLASALAPSIYEHEDIKKGILLQLFGGTRKDFSHTGRGKFRAEINILLCGDPGTSKSQLLQYVYNLVPRGQYTSGKGSSAVGLTAYVMKDPETRQLVLQTGALVLSDNGICCIDEFDKMNESTRSVLHEVMEQQTLSIAKAGIICQLNARTSVLAAANPIESQWNPKKTTIENIQLPHTLLSRFDLIFLMLDPQDEAYDRRLAHHLVSLYYQSEEQVEEEFLDMAVLKDYIAYAHSTIMPRLSEEASQALIEAYVNMRKIGSSRGMVSAYPRQLESLIRLAEAHAKVRFSDKVEAIDVEEAKRLHREALKQSATDPRTGIVDISILTTGMSATSRKRKEELAEALRKLILSKGKTPALKYQQLFEDIRGQSDTAITKDMFEEALRALADDDFLTVTGKTVRLL, from the exons ATGTCATCTCCGGCTTCTACCCCGAGCCGCCGCAGCAGCCGACGCGGACGAGCCACCCCAACCCAGACGC cGGTAAGAAGTGAGGAAAGCAGGTCATCTCCCAATCGGAGACGTAGAGGCGAAGATTCATCCACTGGAGAGCTGCCGCCAATGCCCACCTCACCTGGAGCCGACCTGCAGAGCCCCGCTGCACAAAATACCATGTTTTCTAGCCCTCCTCAGATGCATTCTTCAG CTATTCCCTTGGACTTTGATGTTAGTTCACCGTTGACATATGGCACTCCCAGCTCTCGAGTGGAAGGAACCCCAAGAAGTGGGGTGAGAGGCACACCAGTGAGGCAGAGGCCAGACCTGGGCTCAGCACGAAAGGGTCTCCAGGTGGACCTGCAGTCTGACGGG ACAGCAGCAGAAGACATAGTAGCAAGTGAACAATCTCTAGGCCAAAAACTCGTGATTTGGGGAACAGATGTGAATGTGGCGGcatgcaaagaaaattttcag AGATTCCTTCAATGTTTTACTGATCCTCTggccaaagaagaagaaaatgttggcATAGATATTACTCAACCTTTGTACATGCAACGACTTGGAGAG ATTAATATTACAGGGGAGCCATTTTTAAATGTGAACTGTGAACACATAAAATCATTTGGCAAAAATTTGTATAGACAGCTCATCTCCTACCCACAG GAGGTCATACCAACCTTTGACATGGCTGTCAATGAGATCTTCTTTGAACGTTATCCTGACTCCATCTTAGAACATCAGATTCAAGTAAGACCTTTTAATGCGCTGAAGACAAAGAGTATGAGAAACCTGAATCCAGAAG ACATCGATCAGCTCATCACCATCAGTGGCATGGTCATCAGGACATCACAGCTGATTCCTGAGATGCAGGAGGCCTTCTTCCAATGCCAAGTGTGTGCCTATACCACCCGTGTGGAAATGGACCGAGGCCGAATTGCAGAGCCCTGCACTTGTGCCCACTGCCACACCACCCACAGCATGGCACTGATCCACAACCGATCTCTGTTCTCCGATAAGCAGATG ATCAAACTTCAAGAGTCTCCTGAAGACATGCCTGCTGGACAGACACCTCACACTGTTGTTCTTTTTGCCCACAATGATCTTGTAGACAAGGTTCAGCCAGGGGACAGAGTGAATGTCACAG GCATATATCGGGCAGTACCTATTCGAGTCAATCCAAGAGTGAGCAATGTGAAGTCTGTCTATAAAACCCACATTGATGTTATTCACTATCGGAAAACTGATGCAAAACGCCTGCATGGCCTTGATgaagaagcagaacagaaacttTTTTCAGAGAAACGTGTGAAATTGCTTAAGGAACTTTCCAGGAAACCAGACATTTATGAGCGACTTGCTTCAGCCTTGGCTCCCAGCATTTACGAACATGAAGATATAAAGAAG GGAATCTTGCTTCAGCTCTTTGGTGGAACAAGGAAGGATTTCAGTCACACTGGAAGGGGCAAATTCCGTGCCGAGATCAACATCCTTCTGTGTGGTGACCCTGGTACCAGCAAGTCCCAGCTGCTGCAGTATGTATACAACCTGGTCCCCAGGGGCCAGTACACATCTGGAAAGGGCTCCAGTGCAGTTGGCCTCACAGCCTACGTGATGAAAGACCCTGAGACCAGGCAGCTAGTCCTACAGACAGGTGCCCTTGTCTTGAGTGATAATGGCATATGTTGCATTGATGAGTTTGACAAAATGAATGAAAGTACAAGGTCTGTACTGCATGAAGTCATGGAACAACAGACTCTATCCATTGCAAAG GCTGGAATCATCTGTCAACTTAATGCACGGACGTCTGTCCTGGCAGCAGCAAATCCTATTGAGTCTCAGTGGAATCCTAAAAAAACAACCATTGAAAATATCCAACTACCACATACATTGTTGTCAAG gtttgatcttattttCCTCATGCTGGACCCTCAGGATGAGGCATATGATCGGCGTCTGGCTCATCACCTGGTTTCACTGTACTACCAAAGTGAAGAGCAAGTAGAGGAGGAGTTCCTAGACATGGCAGTGCTGAAAGACTACATTGCATATGCACATAGTACTATCATGCCCCGGCTGAGTGAGGAGGCCAGCCAGGCTCTGATTGAG GCTTATGTGAACATGAGGAAGATCGGTAGTAGCCGGGGAATGGTTTCTGCTTACCCTCGACAGCTAGAGTCATTAATTCGCTTAGCAGAAGCTCATGCTAAAGTAAGATTTTCAGACAAAGTTGAAGCAATTGATGTGGAAGAGGCAAAACGCCTTCACCGGGAGGCCCTAAAGCAGTCTGCAACTGACCCCCGCACTGGCATTGTGGATATATCTATTCTTACTACAG ggATGAGTGCCACTTCTCGTAAACGAAAAGAAGAATTAGCAGAAGCATTGAGGAAACTTATTTTATCTAAGGGTAAAACACCAGCTTTAAAATACCAACAACTTTTTGAGGATATCCGGGGACAGTCTGACACA GCAATTACCAAAGATATGTTTGAAGAAGCCCTGCGTGCTTTGGCTGATGATGACTTCTTAACAGTGACTGGGAAAACTGTCCGCTTGCTCTGA